From Shewanella acanthi:
ATAGGTGCTAACCGTATGCCGCAGATTGGTCGCCTGCCCGATGCGGATAATATCTTTTTTGCCCAAGCCTACGCGGGGCATGGTGTGAACGCGACCCATATGGCGGCCAAATTACTTGCTGAAGCGATATGCAAACAGGCAGGACACTTCGATGTATTCGCCAAAATCAAGCATATGACCTTCCCCGGCGGCCCCACCTTCCGCTCACCTATGCTGGCAGCAGGCATGCTGTACCATAGATTTAAAGACTTGTTTTAACCGCAAACCATAAAACAAAAATGCCCATCACCAATACAATAAAGATGAACTTACTCTAGCTATGATGGGCATTTCTATAAAGCCAATAAAACTGCGAAATCAACACTCAATCGGCAGATCTGCTCGACTGCCCCAATCCGCCCAGGAACCATCGTAAAGCACTGCATTGCTATGGCCCGCAGCAACCGAAGCCAAGATCAAAATACAGGCGGTTATGCCTGAGCCGCAGCTAAAAACTCGCTGCGTTTTATCACCAGCAAGGCCTTGAAAAATCTTCTGAAGCTCTATAGGCGATTTGATGCTATAGCCCTTTAATACCTCACCAAAAGGGAGATTGACTGAGTTTGGAATATGACCGCTACGAATGCCAGATCGGGGCTCTGCAACCTGGCCTAAAAAGCGGCTTCTGCCACGGGCATCGATAATGGCTGTTTCTTTATCGTCAATTTTACTGAGCACCGTCTTTGCATCGCAAACCAGCTCATCTTGATAGCTCAGCACCTCGGCCAGTGCATCAATATCACTTAGGCCAAAGTCGATACCCTCTTCCTGATAGCGGGATGAAATCACTCTGTCCTCTTCCATCCACAGTGGCAGACCGCCATCGAGCACATATACCCGGTGAAACCCCATGACCTTAAACAGCCACCAAGCTCGAGGCGCGCTATAAATCCCTTGATTATCATAGATAACGACAAGGCTTTCAGGCGTAATCCCAAGCTGTGCAATCCCAGCAATAAACTGGGCTAACGTCGGCATAGCATGAATTTGGCTGGAACTTAGATCGCAAAAATCCTGCTCTAAGTCGAAGCGTCTGGAGCGAGGAATACACACGCTTTCATCGTAAACAATAGGCTCCTTGCCAATCACAGTCTTCATGCTGGCATCGAGTAACACTAAATTGCTATCGTTTAAATGATCTTCGAGCCATTGGGTACTAACCAGTGGATATTCCATATTTATCAATCCCTTTCTTGAGTATCTGTTCTTAATATCGATATGGGAACGGCTGATGGATTTAGCAAGTCCTTCCCTTTCGACTCCCTCACGTTATCAGCCTATCGCGATGAGAGTATTACAACAGAAACCGAACCTGTTACAGGACGCTAAAACCACTGCCACTAGTCTCTTAATGGCACCTTAATGACTTCAATTTTCACATCGAGTAACCCTTCAGATGTCTTGCCAATGCTTTTAAACGCCGATTTAGAGAGGTCAATAATACGGCCACGTATAAAAGGCCCTCTGTCGTTAATCCTCACCACCACAGCCTTTCCATTTTCAAGGTTAGTAACTTTTACTTCTGAGCCAAAGGGGATTTCCCGATGGGCTGCTGTCTTTAATTGGTGCTGATAACGCTCACCACTCGCCGTCTTACGATTTTGATGCTTATTGGCGTAATAGGACGCTTGACCTTTATCGGTATATCCCTGCCATTTATCGCCAGGTGTAGAAGAACAGCCCGATAAAATACCAATCATTGTGGCAAAGGCGAGATGAATAATAACGGATTTCATTATGCGCTCGAAAATGACCTCTATTTCAGCATGTAAAATTCTTAACAGCGAAAGGAAAGTCGAATGTTTTTCTGAATGTTACTTGAATCTTGCATCGTCAGAAACTGTATGCCAAAGCATTTATGTATTTGGTTCAGGCTTCATTAAACCAAGGTATAGATTAGCGCTTATTTTTTTAATAAAACTAGCCACTTAATCACTAAGGCAGAACAATCAAGTTAGAATTGTTTGAATAGATAAGTTGAATCTTCCATTAAAAGACCGCTTTTATCTTGGATAAAAGCGGCCTAATGAGCACAACGGCATACTTAAAAAGCGCCAGTTACAACGCAATCCAAGTCGCTTTAACTTCGGTATATTTATCAAACGAATGCAGGGACTTATCGCGACCATTTCCCGACTGCTTATAGCCACCAAATGGCGCGGTCATATCGCCGCCATCGTAATGGTTAATCCACACCATCCCCGTTCTGAGCGCCTTAGCGGTTTTATGTGCCTTACTGATATCAGACGTCCACACTCCTGCAGCAAGACCATAAATTGTGTCGTTAGCAATCTTTATCGCCTCATCCATGCCATCAAATTCAATCACGGACAGCACTGGGCCAAAGATCTCTTCGCTGGCGATTTTCATCTTGTTATGCACATTACTAAAAACAGTCGGTTGAACATATACACCGCCAGACTCGGCAAGTACTTGACTGCCACCATGGACAAGATTTGCGCCCTCATCATGGCCTGCTTTGATATAGCTTAAAATCGTATCGAGCTGCTGCTTATCAACCACGGCGCCACTGACGGTTTGAGGATCGAGTGGATGACCCGGCTGCCAAGAGGCAAGCTCCTCGGCGATTAAGGCAATCAGCTCATCTTTAACGCCCGATTCCACCAGCAGGCGCGAACCAGCAGTACACACTTCGCCTTGGTTAAAGGCAATGGCTTCTGCCGCAGCAACTGCGGCCGCTTTAAGATCCGGCGCATCATTAAAGACGATGTTAGGGCTCTTACCGCCAGCCTCTAGCCACACCCGCTTCATGTTAGACTCACCAGCATAAATCATTAATTGCTTAGCGATTTTGGTTGAACCTGTAAATACCAAGGTATCCACATCCATATGCAGCGCCAACGCTTTACCGACTGTGTGACCAAAACCTGGTAATACGTTAAGCACGCCCTTAGGAATGCCCGCTTCAATTGCCAGCTCGGCAATACGAATGGCAGTTAATGGCGATTTTTCGGAGGGTTTGAGTACAACGCTGTTACCCGTTGCTAACGCAGGGCCGAGTTTCCAACAGGCCATTAGCAGTGGGAAATTCCACGGTACAATTGCCGCGACCACACCAACGGCTTCGCGGGTAATCATGCCAATTTCGTTGTGGGCGGTTGGCGCTAATTCATCGTAGAGTTTATCGATGGCTTCACCCGACCAGCGAATTGCGCGGGCAGCGCCAGCAATATCCACCGCCTTTGAAAAACGAATCGGTTTACCCATGTCGAGGGTTTCTAACAGCGCTAATTCGTTGGCGTTTTCTTCGAGTAATTCGGCAAAACGGATCATGACTTGTTTGCGTTTAACTGGCGCAGCCTTTGACCACACACCCGACTCAAATACCTCACGGGCATTGGCCACCGCAATGTTGGCATCGGCTACATCACAGCTAGCAATTTGCGCTAACACACGGCCATCAATCGGACTCACGCAGTCAAAGGTTGCGCCAGATTCGGCATCTTTATAGCTGCCATTAATAAAGGCCTTACCATTGATAGACAGGCTCGCTTGCATCGCTTCCCAGTCGCTACGCGTTTTAGGTGTACTCATGATGACCTCTTAATTGTTTGTATTTGTTGGGTAAAGATTTCAACAATATTGGGGAACTGACCTTGCAGTAGGCTAACTTGCGCATCAACTGATTTACCATTCAAACGCACAACCAGCACAAGGCTGAAATTGGCAATCAGATTACGCTGTTTGAACACTAATATTCAATATTTTTTACAAAAATAG
This genomic window contains:
- a CDS encoding sulfurtransferase → MEYPLVSTQWLEDHLNDSNLVLLDASMKTVIGKEPIVYDESVCIPRSRRFDLEQDFCDLSSSQIHAMPTLAQFIAGIAQLGITPESLVVIYDNQGIYSAPRAWWLFKVMGFHRVYVLDGGLPLWMEEDRVISSRYQEEGIDFGLSDIDALAEVLSYQDELVCDAKTVLSKIDDKETAIIDARGRSRFLGQVAEPRSGIRSGHIPNSVNLPFGEVLKGYSIKSPIELQKIFQGLAGDKTQRVFSCGSGITACILILASVAAGHSNAVLYDGSWADWGSRADLPIEC
- a CDS encoding septal ring lytic transglycosylase RlpA family protein, coding for MKSVIIHLAFATMIGILSGCSSTPGDKWQGYTDKGQASYYANKHQNRKTASGERYQHQLKTAAHREIPFGSEVKVTNLENGKAVVVRINDRGPFIRGRIIDLSKSAFKSIGKTSEGLLDVKIEVIKVPLRD
- a CDS encoding aldehyde dehydrogenase; translated protein: MSTPKTRSDWEAMQASLSINGKAFINGSYKDAESGATFDCVSPIDGRVLAQIASCDVADANIAVANAREVFESGVWSKAAPVKRKQVMIRFAELLEENANELALLETLDMGKPIRFSKAVDIAGAARAIRWSGEAIDKLYDELAPTAHNEIGMITREAVGVVAAIVPWNFPLLMACWKLGPALATGNSVVLKPSEKSPLTAIRIAELAIEAGIPKGVLNVLPGFGHTVGKALALHMDVDTLVFTGSTKIAKQLMIYAGESNMKRVWLEAGGKSPNIVFNDAPDLKAAAVAAAEAIAFNQGEVCTAGSRLLVESGVKDELIALIAEELASWQPGHPLDPQTVSGAVVDKQQLDTILSYIKAGHDEGANLVHGGSQVLAESGGVYVQPTVFSNVHNKMKIASEEIFGPVLSVIEFDGMDEAIKIANDTIYGLAAGVWTSDISKAHKTAKALRTGMVWINHYDGGDMTAPFGGYKQSGNGRDKSLHSFDKYTEVKATWIAL